In Nitrospirota bacterium, one DNA window encodes the following:
- a CDS encoding transposase, whose protein sequence is MVFVDESGLSEQPHRVRTWAPRGQTPVWQLAFNWKRLSVIAGVTVWTFYFRLYPGTIKSPQIVDFLRHLRRQLRRKLLIIWDGLKAHRSRLVREQEKGSGVDS, encoded by the coding sequence ATCGTCTTCGTCGACGAGTCGGGGTTGAGCGAGCAGCCGCATCGGGTGCGGACGTGGGCGCCGCGAGGGCAGACGCCAGTGTGGCAACTGGCCTTCAACTGGAAACGGCTGTCCGTGATCGCCGGGGTGACGGTCTGGACGTTCTATTTCCGGCTGTATCCCGGCACGATCAAGAGCCCGCAGATCGTGGACTTTCTCCGCCACCTGCGGCGACAACTGCGCCGGAAGCTGCTGATCATCTGGGATGGGCTCAAGGCGCACCGGAGCCGGCTGGTCCGTGAGCAAGAAAAGGGGTCGGGAGTCGATTCTTGA